The following proteins come from a genomic window of Paenibacillus sp. CAA11:
- a CDS encoding serine hydrolase domain-containing protein yields the protein MSSTLSNFFTGHMSKFLSIFFIVAILINPWLSRTAKASSSSAELDSARVDRYIHKMMKRLRIPGLSLGIVKGGRILYLQGYGTADDHDRRMTPKTPVMLGQSGKSLTAIAVMQLAEQGKLDLKAPVQRYLPWFRTEGEQASGQVTVMHLLHQTSGISTADGLSSLIYDHKRLFDHLKSMNPYALRTPPGSLYQDSKLNYDLLGGIVQEVSGESYADYVRNHIFLPLNMKNSFASLNEAKRAGLAGGYQPILGDMTPTPWRNHPGGAPSGSIASSAEDLSQYLIAQFNARALKTPTLISNQGLSLLHKQAAPMGYGKFYAMGWVLQNDAMYIQGNTENSYSYLKVRGDYGYVVLANSMDPLNISGYDQIANQLDAMVQDGRSPSYHGLPSYSLSYGLIAAAFLLVIIMMARTVYNLFKWAHSSPLPASRLAWHGTFAVLLNLLLPIAVLVLCPKWLGPWPAALAYMPGIAHALLILSILLLCLGAAKAVVLALSSRKVGRRVFRQPSKASSTSA from the coding sequence ATGAGCAGTACCCTAAGCAATTTTTTCACAGGTCACATGAGCAAGTTTCTGTCCATATTTTTCATTGTAGCCATTCTGATCAACCCCTGGCTAAGCCGAACTGCCAAGGCCAGTTCCTCTTCCGCAGAGCTGGATAGTGCCCGGGTAGACCGCTATATCCATAAAATGATGAAGCGTCTTCGCATCCCCGGACTATCCCTAGGCATTGTGAAGGGAGGCCGGATTCTGTACCTCCAAGGCTATGGGACTGCCGATGATCATGATCGGCGAATGACTCCCAAGACACCGGTCATGCTCGGTCAATCGGGCAAATCTCTAACCGCCATTGCCGTCATGCAGCTGGCGGAACAGGGTAAGCTCGATCTAAAAGCCCCGGTTCAGCGCTATCTGCCCTGGTTCCGAACGGAGGGGGAGCAGGCTTCCGGCCAGGTCACGGTCATGCACCTGCTGCACCAGACCAGTGGAATTTCAACCGCTGATGGGCTCAGCTCTCTTATCTATGACCATAAGCGTCTGTTCGACCATTTGAAGAGCATGAACCCCTACGCCCTGAGGACACCGCCTGGAAGCCTGTATCAGGATTCCAAGCTTAATTACGACCTGTTAGGCGGAATCGTCCAAGAGGTGTCCGGCGAGAGCTATGCCGACTATGTGCGTAATCACATCTTTTTGCCGCTGAATATGAAGAACAGCTTTGCCTCCTTGAATGAAGCGAAAAGGGCCGGCCTAGCCGGAGGGTACCAGCCCATCTTAGGGGATATGACACCAACCCCCTGGAGGAACCATCCGGGAGGAGCCCCTTCGGGAAGCATCGCCTCCAGCGCGGAGGATCTGAGCCAGTATTTAATTGCTCAATTCAATGCCCGGGCGCTTAAAACCCCTACTCTAATATCGAATCAGGGGCTGTCTCTGCTCCATAAGCAAGCCGCTCCGATGGGTTATGGCAAGTTCTACGCCATGGGCTGGGTACTTCAGAATGATGCCATGTACATCCAGGGAAATACGGAGAACAGCTACTCTTACTTGAAAGTTCGAGGGGATTACGGGTATGTTGTTCTCGCCAACTCCATGGATCCGCTGAATATCTCGGGATACGACCAAATTGCGAATCAGCTGGATGCCATGGTTCAGGACGGACGGTCTCCTTCGTATCACGGCCTGCCCAGTTATTCGCTGAGTTATGGGCTGATCGCAGCCGCTTTTCTCCTAGTTATAATCATGATGGCAAGGACGGTATATAACCTGTTCAAATGGGCGCACAGCTCGCCCCTGCCTGCCTCACGACTCGCATGGCATGGGACCTTTGCAGTCCTGCTTAATCTGCTGCTGCCGATAGCAGTGCTCGTCCTCTGTCCCAAGTGGCTTGGACCTTGGCCTGCAGCCTTGGCCTATATGCCGGGAATTGCCCATGCACTACTGATCCTTTCAATTCTACTACTCTGCCTTGGGGCAGCCAAAGCAGTCGTGCTAGCACTTAGCAGCCGGAAGGTCGGCCGTCGTGTCTTCAGGCAGCCTTCCAAGGCGTCTTCAACTTCAGCCTAG
- a CDS encoding family 43 glycosylhydrolase — protein sequence MRRNFLYVLSVAALSAAVVLPGSVVAGSPNASSSVQQQFIHKAKGLAPVFENASVHDPSVIKVNDTYYVFGSHLAAAKSKDLMKWETIASGVQDGNPLIPNVTTELSEALKWAQSDTLWAPDVIQLKDGKYYMYYNACKGDSPRSAMGIAVADKPEGPYKDMGIFLKSGMWGEASEDGTIYDAAKHPNVVDPHVFFDKNGKLWMVYGSYSGGIFILEMNPETGKPLPNQGYGKKLTGGNHSRSEGPYMLYSPKTDYYYLFLSFGGLDAVGGYNVRVARSKTPDGPFYDAAGNDMLQVKADPAKPLFDDKSIEPYGVKLMGNYLFQRELGDPGTGSGTGYVSPGHNSAYYDEATGKHFLIFHSRFPGRGEEHEIRVHEMYMNSEGWPVVDPYRYSADAPELRKLNKQEIAGEYAWVNHGKEITADIKLSQSVQLSKDGKVSGAVSGTWTLVGDKDIRLTAGGSVYYGVFARSWAPEAGAYVLTFSALSSDGVAVWGSQKPVLKDKEVIAAVKKELTLGDTSNVFYNLQLPREATHGSVISWQSSNPSVVSPEGMVSRPAPGLGDATVELTATIRKGKESDTKRFRLTVQQQASGPLLGQYSFPESGTGLAKDTSGNGYHGQLFGGVTGTPDGKLGAAAVFNGTDSYISLPGLIGDAEDFTFTAWVYWNGGGAWQRIFDFGNGMTKHMFLTPSQHTGVLQFTIHDQGQDQSLLAAEALPSKQWVHVAVTLQGDKGTLYVNGKEAAASDKITYNPKELQVKEAYLGKSRYTADPFFQGKLDEVKVYNKALTPLEIRQQAGLVPASS from the coding sequence ATGCGGCGTAATTTCCTGTATGTACTTAGTGTAGCTGCCCTCTCGGCAGCAGTAGTGCTGCCAGGATCGGTCGTGGCGGGCAGCCCGAACGCGTCTTCTTCAGTGCAGCAGCAATTTATCCATAAAGCTAAGGGGCTGGCTCCTGTGTTTGAAAATGCATCGGTTCATGATCCTTCGGTCATTAAAGTTAATGATACCTACTATGTATTTGGCTCCCATTTAGCGGCTGCAAAGTCTAAAGATTTGATGAAGTGGGAGACGATAGCCTCGGGCGTTCAGGATGGCAATCCGCTGATTCCTAATGTCACTACAGAGCTGTCTGAGGCCTTGAAATGGGCACAGTCCGATACGCTTTGGGCGCCGGATGTCATTCAATTGAAGGACGGCAAGTATTACATGTACTACAACGCCTGCAAGGGTGATTCTCCGCGTTCAGCCATGGGGATTGCAGTGGCCGATAAACCGGAAGGGCCTTATAAGGATATGGGGATTTTCCTGAAATCCGGGATGTGGGGCGAAGCGAGCGAGGACGGCACGATCTATGATGCTGCCAAGCATCCGAACGTTGTCGATCCGCACGTATTTTTTGATAAGAACGGGAAGCTCTGGATGGTGTATGGCTCATACTCCGGGGGGATCTTCATCCTTGAGATGAATCCGGAGACGGGCAAGCCGCTGCCTAATCAGGGATATGGGAAGAAGCTGACTGGTGGCAATCACAGCCGGAGTGAAGGGCCTTACATGCTGTATAGTCCAAAGACCGATTATTACTATCTGTTCCTGTCCTTTGGCGGGCTGGATGCCGTTGGCGGTTACAATGTCCGTGTTGCGCGTTCCAAAACGCCTGATGGGCCGTTCTATGATGCGGCAGGCAACGATATGCTTCAAGTGAAAGCAGATCCCGCTAAGCCCCTATTCGATGATAAGTCGATCGAGCCTTATGGGGTCAAGCTGATGGGCAACTATCTGTTCCAACGGGAGCTGGGGGACCCTGGGACGGGAAGTGGAACCGGGTATGTCTCTCCAGGCCATAACTCTGCGTATTATGATGAAGCGACCGGCAAGCATTTTCTGATCTTCCATTCGAGGTTTCCGGGAAGAGGGGAAGAGCATGAGATTCGCGTGCATGAGATGTACATGAATTCCGAAGGCTGGCCTGTGGTCGATCCTTACCGCTATTCGGCGGATGCTCCAGAGCTTCGCAAGCTTAATAAGCAGGAGATTGCCGGGGAGTATGCTTGGGTTAACCATGGCAAGGAGATCACTGCGGATATTAAGCTATCTCAGTCTGTCCAGCTCAGCAAGGATGGCAAAGTCAGTGGAGCTGTAAGCGGCACATGGACCCTGGTGGGTGACAAGGACATCCGCCTTACGGCTGGAGGCAGCGTATACTATGGGGTGTTTGCCCGTTCCTGGGCACCTGAAGCTGGGGCGTATGTACTTACCTTCAGCGCCTTGTCGTCCGACGGAGTTGCCGTATGGGGCAGTCAGAAGCCAGTTCTGAAGGACAAGGAAGTTATCGCTGCCGTTAAGAAGGAATTGACCCTTGGGGACACCAGCAATGTATTCTATAATCTTCAGCTGCCAAGAGAGGCCACGCACGGAAGCGTCATCAGCTGGCAATCTTCCAATCCGTCCGTCGTATCGCCAGAAGGAATGGTCAGCCGGCCGGCTCCCGGCTTGGGAGATGCGACCGTGGAATTGACGGCTACTATCCGCAAAGGGAAGGAGTCTGATACGAAGCGGTTCCGCCTGACTGTTCAGCAGCAGGCATCTGGTCCGCTGCTGGGGCAGTATAGCTTCCCTGAGTCAGGAACGGGACTGGCCAAGGACACCAGCGGCAATGGCTATCACGGTCAGCTGTTCGGAGGTGTTACAGGGACCCCGGACGGGAAGCTGGGTGCAGCAGCTGTGTTTAACGGAACCGACAGTTATATTTCGCTCCCCGGTCTGATCGGCGATGCTGAAGATTTCACCTTCACAGCTTGGGTTTACTGGAACGGCGGGGGAGCATGGCAGCGGATCTTTGACTTCGGGAACGGGATGACGAAGCATATGTTCCTGACGCCTTCCCAGCATACTGGAGTGCTTCAGTTCACGATCCACGATCAGGGTCAAGATCAAAGTCTGCTGGCAGCCGAGGCTCTTCCGAGCAAGCAATGGGTTCACGTAGCCGTAACCTTGCAGGGAGACAAGGGAACACTGTATGTGAACGGTAAGGAGGCGGCTGCCAGTGACAAGATCACTTATAATCCAAAGGAGCTTCAAGTGAAGGAAGCCTATCTGGGCAAGAGCCGCTATACGGCAGATCCATTCTTCCAAGGGAAGCTGGATGAAGTGAAGGTTTATAACAAAGCTCTGACGCCGCTGGAAATCCGGCAGCAAGCAGGACTTGTACCGGCCTCTTCCTAA
- a CDS encoding methyl-accepting chemotaxis protein, whose amino-acid sequence MAKLWNKRIRGSQGSTNKIVFFSIKNKLIGAFAFLLIVPTILLSIVSYQTAKQNVDKQMVQTAEENVRLLDALLNDYFDGKKREVEILAQNADMTSVQTGSQSNLGTSDTVRKQLRILKGTDNDTELVYAATSQGLYLDSSDVTKIAADYNPTLRVWYKQAMANKGKVVVTSPYKSVTSGNQVVTVAKATQDGQGVVGIDVTIEKMSIVTKSVQIGAEGYVFLLDQDKKFVYHPTSEIGSKAEDNPMITSIYKDASGSFDYEIDHQAKKMIFTTNSSTGWKIAATMYQSEVSSQAAPILKSTVIVLVSSLIVGAVLVVLIIFSILRPLGQISRASLAISEGNLTEDINVKRNDELGILGQNFNTMAASLRSLLFRVNDNSMQLAASAEELSASSEQITASGKQVAETAQLVSLGTGMQVNEIASTREDINRMADQMQTISHSTQDVVQSVEHTQKIAEEGNSSVQSIVDQMKAIGETVKKLAQEVTSLGERSKEIDSFTQVITEIATQTNLLALNASIEAARAGEQGRGFAVVASEIKKLADQSGSSASHITESVTAIQRDTQMTAASMEQVIQEVLRGVDRADSAGVAFGHILDSITGVTREIEQVSQASKTMVADSVKVLKSIEAVAMISEDTAASVEQVAASTEEQLASMEEVSASSALLSRMAEELQETVSKFKM is encoded by the coding sequence ATGGCAAAACTATGGAACAAACGCATCAGGGGAAGTCAGGGATCCACTAATAAAATCGTATTCTTCTCCATTAAGAATAAACTGATCGGTGCTTTCGCATTCCTCCTGATTGTACCTACTATTCTGCTCTCTATCGTGTCCTACCAGACCGCCAAGCAGAATGTAGATAAGCAGATGGTGCAGACCGCTGAAGAGAATGTTCGGCTGCTCGACGCCTTGCTTAACGACTACTTTGACGGTAAGAAGAGAGAAGTAGAGATTTTAGCACAAAATGCAGATATGACTAGCGTCCAGACGGGAAGCCAATCCAACCTTGGAACCAGTGACACTGTGCGTAAGCAGCTGAGAATCCTAAAAGGCACAGACAATGATACTGAGCTGGTATACGCTGCAACAAGTCAAGGCTTATATTTGGATTCCTCGGATGTCACCAAAATAGCAGCAGACTATAACCCGACTCTGCGAGTCTGGTACAAGCAAGCAATGGCTAACAAGGGGAAGGTTGTTGTGACCTCTCCCTATAAATCCGTAACCTCCGGCAACCAGGTCGTTACCGTGGCCAAAGCCACGCAAGACGGACAGGGCGTGGTGGGAATAGACGTTACCATTGAGAAAATGTCCATAGTTACGAAGAGTGTTCAGATCGGAGCTGAAGGCTACGTATTCCTGCTCGATCAAGATAAAAAGTTCGTCTATCATCCAACCAGTGAGATCGGCTCTAAAGCCGAAGACAACCCCATGATCACGAGCATTTACAAGGATGCGAGCGGAAGCTTCGACTATGAAATTGATCATCAGGCAAAAAAGATGATTTTCACCACCAACTCATCTACCGGTTGGAAAATTGCCGCTACCATGTACCAGTCCGAGGTCTCATCGCAGGCCGCTCCAATTCTCAAATCTACGGTCATCGTCTTGGTCTCTTCCTTGATCGTAGGCGCCGTGCTCGTCGTTTTGATTATTTTCTCTATCCTGCGGCCCCTCGGCCAAATCAGCCGGGCTTCTCTGGCGATCAGCGAGGGCAACCTTACAGAGGATATTAACGTCAAGCGAAATGATGAGCTGGGGATTTTGGGCCAAAACTTCAACACGATGGCAGCCTCGCTGCGCTCTCTGCTCTTCAGAGTCAACGACAATTCCATGCAGCTGGCCGCTTCTGCTGAAGAGCTGTCCGCCAGCTCCGAGCAAATTACAGCATCTGGCAAACAGGTGGCCGAAACGGCACAGCTGGTATCTCTCGGCACCGGCATGCAGGTGAATGAGATCGCCAGCACCCGGGAAGACATCAACCGGATGGCTGACCAAATGCAGACGATCTCGCACAGCACGCAGGACGTAGTGCAATCCGTGGAGCATACGCAGAAGATTGCCGAAGAAGGCAACTCCAGTGTTCAATCCATTGTGGATCAGATGAAGGCTATTGGGGAGACGGTGAAAAAGCTGGCACAGGAAGTAACCAGCCTTGGTGAACGATCCAAGGAAATCGACAGCTTCACACAAGTCATCACCGAGATTGCCACGCAGACCAATCTGCTGGCACTGAACGCTTCCATTGAAGCCGCACGAGCAGGGGAACAAGGCAGAGGATTTGCTGTAGTCGCCTCCGAAATTAAGAAGCTTGCAGATCAATCCGGCAGCTCGGCCAGTCATATTACCGAATCAGTAACTGCGATTCAGCGGGATACCCAGATGACTGCAGCGAGCATGGAACAGGTGATTCAAGAGGTATTAAGAGGCGTTGACCGGGCGGATTCTGCAGGGGTTGCCTTCGGACATATTCTTGACTCCATTACCGGAGTGACCCGTGAGATCGAACAGGTCTCCCAAGCCTCGAAGACTATGGTCGCCGATTCGGTGAAGGTGCTTAAATCCATTGAAGCGGTAGCCATGATCTCAGAGGATACCGCAGCCAGCGTCGAGCAAGTCGCAGCGAGCACGGAAGAACAGCTCGCTTCCATGGAGGAGGTCAGCGCTTCTTCGGCTCTCCTTAGCAGAATGGCAGAGGAGCTCCAAGAGACAGTAAGCAAATTCAAGATGTAA
- a CDS encoding GNAT family N-acetyltransferase, giving the protein MREFIFQTIRLGFSEWHSSDLNLAIDLWGDPLVARFISAKGAFSKKEISERLLKEIQNNLNYQVQYWPLFELEDGKMIGCCGLRPYNKEIQAFELGFHLKSEYWGKGYAFEAASAVLDHARHNLNTDYIVAGHHPENTASAKLLGKLGFEYTRHEYYEATGLEHPTYILKITPSQ; this is encoded by the coding sequence ATGAGAGAGTTTATTTTTCAAACCATTCGTTTAGGGTTTTCAGAATGGCACTCAAGTGATTTGAATTTGGCCATAGATTTATGGGGAGATCCGCTAGTAGCCCGATTCATTAGCGCGAAGGGTGCGTTTTCCAAAAAGGAGATTAGCGAAAGATTATTAAAAGAGATTCAAAATAATCTAAATTATCAGGTTCAGTATTGGCCTTTATTTGAACTAGAAGATGGCAAAATGATAGGCTGTTGTGGACTGCGGCCATACAATAAGGAAATACAAGCATTTGAATTAGGTTTTCATCTCAAAAGCGAATACTGGGGCAAAGGATACGCTTTTGAAGCAGCATCCGCAGTACTAGATCACGCCCGGCATAATCTGAATACAGATTACATCGTGGCAGGACATCATCCGGAGAATACAGCATCCGCCAAATTGCTCGGAAAGCTTGGCTTTGAGTACACCCGCCATGAATATTATGAAGCAACAGGCCTAGAACATCCTACATATATACTTAAAATTACACCCAGTCAATAA